In Bacillus thuringiensis, the DNA window TTCATTTACAATTACATTCATACGAATTTGCGTAGCATCGCTATATTTTATCGCATTATCCAGCACGTTTAAGAATATCTGTTTCGTCTTATCGAAGTCCGCAACAACATGCACATCTGTTAACTCATTTATAACTTCAATCTCAAATTTCTGCAGGCGAGGTTTCACAATTGAAACTGCTTCTTCTGCTAATTCCTTTATATTCACAACTGTAGGTGACACTTCAAACGTACTCTTCCCGTACTTTGAAGACTTAAGTAATTCCTCTACAAGTGATAATAAACGCTCACTTTCTACAGCTACATAACGCAGGCTCTCCTGTACATCTTCCTTCGCCTTTAACTTCGGAATTAAATCCACATAACCAATAATCGCCGTTAACGGTGTTTTCAGCTCATGCGTAATACGGTCTAAGAAATCTTTCTGCTTCTCTTTCTCCTCTTTCAATTGCTTAATATGCAGTTCAATTCCATCGGCCATCGCATTAAAAGATGCCGAAAGCTGAGCAATTTCCACATATTCATTTAGCTCAATCTTGCTTTTATAATCCCCATTCGCAAGCCGTTGTGCCATTTGTCTTAACTGATCAATCGGCTTATGAAGAGACTTTGCCAATCGAATTGCAAAGAAAATACCCGTAGCTACGAGACAAAGAGACGTCATTAAGAACGTCCAACCAACATTTGTCAAAACTTCCTTCTCACCCGTTAATTCATTTATGAAGCGAACACTTCCAATGACATCGTTTCCATAATAAACTGGGCTTGAAAACAAAAGAATTGGAGCTGGGTCTCCCTCTTCAAAAACATAAGACTTCTTCCCCTTCAAAGAGCTCCCAATATCAATGTTTCGATGAAGAAGTGCTCCTTTTTGTGTATCCGCAACAACATCTCCATTCTTTCCAATCATCTGTACACGGACATCCATGCGCTTCGCTAAATACGAAGCAATTAAAAGTGAATTCGGACCGAGCGTCTCTACCTCTGCTTCCTTCTCTAAATAATTCATCGTATAAATTTGTGCTTCTACACTTAACTTCTCTAAAGAATTTGCCGCGTTATGATACATATTCTTTTCTAACGTAATATAAACAACTGCGTACAAAAGAACAAAAATCGGGATTAACAGTCCCACTATTCCAAACACCATATTTCTTTTTAAAGACATACCATCACCACTTAACAATCCAGTTTATAGCCAACGCCATAAATTGTCTTAATATATTCCCCGCTACTCCCTAGCTTCTTCCGCAGTCTTTGCACCATAATATCAACCGCTCTCGTATTTCCGATATACTCAAACCCCCATACTTTCTCAAGTAACTCATCTCTCATAAATACACGTTGTGGATTGGAAACAAACAACTGACATAAATTAAACTCTCGGTACGTTAACTGAATTTCTTCTCCACTAACATGTACTTTTCTTTCCTTAGGACAAATGATTAACTCTCCAGCTCGAATAACCTCGTGGCTTACAGCGACCTCCTCTT includes these proteins:
- a CDS encoding HAMP domain-containing sensor histidine kinase; this encodes MSLKRNMVFGIVGLLIPIFVLLYAVVYITLEKNMYHNAANSLEKLSVEAQIYTMNYLEKEAEVETLGPNSLLIASYLAKRMDVRVQMIGKNGDVVADTQKGALLHRNIDIGSSLKGKKSYVFEEGDPAPILLFSSPVYYGNDVIGSVRFINELTGEKEVLTNVGWTFLMTSLCLVATGIFFAIRLAKSLHKPIDQLRQMAQRLANGDYKSKIELNEYVEIAQLSASFNAMADGIELHIKQLKEEKEKQKDFLDRITHELKTPLTAIIGYVDLIPKLKAKEDVQESLRYVAVESERLLSLVEELLKSSKYGKSTFEVSPTVVNIKELAEEAVSIVKPRLQKFEIEVINELTDVHVVADFDKTKQIFLNVLDNAIKYSDATQIRMNVIVNEREAKVFVHDDGIGIDEGVLAEWNESPEGKVLPSSYGNGYGLYICQEIMNKQGGSMRIESSEEIGTTIFITFLLPRRMEDIKNLKAVK